The Rhododendron vialii isolate Sample 1 chromosome 8a, ASM3025357v1 genome has a window encoding:
- the LOC131298344 gene encoding pentatricopeptide repeat-containing protein At4g21065-like: protein MKRFLLQISTNTYTCQWTRHLTIKLTHSISVPTYNPATQTTELLQTNLMNLLKNHTHTNQVLTQIIINNCIPINQFSFMKLIDSSVSSIGFSPSAHLFTQFQDFIDYDICTRLIRSYTQSNKHLHAVFVYTHMGKAGILPDFSTFPAVLKSVAQLCRRDIGGSVHCRVVKMGFGSDVYTNTALVHMYCNCLLPDKGRCVFDEMPERNAVSWNALITGYTHNRKFREAIQVFRDMQAAGAQPSEVTMVGVLSACAHLGALDQGKWIHDYIVCNRLQLNVFVGTALIDMYDKCGVVDEAEKVFGAMREKNVYTWNVLISGYAMNGQGEAALQGFDKMILENIRPDEVTFLGILCACSHQGFVDVGRRHFISMKEEYNLKPRIEHYGCMVDLLGQAGFLDEAQELIHTMNMKPDPIIWRALLGACQIHGHTQLGEFAIKNLIELEPNNGENYVLLSNLYARDHKWSQVGEVREMMNYRGIRKVPGCSSIEIENVVYEFVVSTLMEKEYEELYKMLVDMKKELKVAGYATYTDMVSYDIEEEEKENTLMYHSEKLALAFGLLKSSPDMTLRIVKNLRICQDCHQFFKLVSLLYRRDIAVRDRNRFHHFSGGTCSCKDYW from the coding sequence ATGAAGAGATTTCTCCTACAAATCTCAACCAACACTTACACTTGCCAATGGACTAGACACTTGACTATTAAGCTTACCCATTCAATCTCAGTACCCACTTACAACCCTGCAACTCAAACGACAGAACTACTCCAAACCAATCTCATGAATTTGCTCAAAAATCACACCCACACAAACCAAGTCCTCACCCAAATCATCATCAACAACTGCATACCCATTAACCAGTTCTCTTTCATGAAACTCATAGACAGCTCTGTATCCTCAATTGGGTTCTCTCCCTCTGCCCATCTCTTTACACAGTTCCAAGATTTTATAGACTATGATATATGTACTCGGCTCATAAGAAGTTACACACAGTCGAATAAGCATTTACATGCAGTTTTTGTGTATACCCACATGGGTAAAGCCGGTATTTTGCCCGATTTTTCAACTTTTCCGGCTGTTCTCAAGTCGGTTGCTCAGTTGTGCCGTCGAGACATTGGGGGATCAGTACATTGTCGTGTAGttaaaatgggttttggttcAGATGTATATACAAACACTGCTCTTGTTCATATGTACTGCAATTGTTTGCTTCCCGACAAGGGTCGTtgcgtgtttgatgaaatgcctgAGAGAAATGCAGTTTCGTGGAATGCACTTATAACTGGTTACACCCATAACAGGAAATTCAGAGAAGCGATCCAGGTGTTCCGAGATATGCAGGCTGCTGGGGCTCAACCGAGTGAGGTCACCATGGTTGGAGTTCTATCAGCTTGTGCCCATTTGGGAGCACTAGATCAGGGGAAATGGATTCATGACTATATTGTTTGTAATAGACTGCAATTGAATGTGTTTGTGGGTACTGCTCTTATCGACATGTATGATAAATGTGGGGTTGTTGATGAGGCAGAAAAGGTTTTCGGTGCAATGAGAGAGAAGAATGTTTATACTTGGAATGTTTTAATTTCTGGGTATGCCATGAATGGACAAGGTGAAGCTGCTTTGCAAGGTTTTGATAAGATGATCCTAGAGAATATTAGGCCTGATGAAGTTACCTTTTTGGGTATTCTGTGTGCTTGTAGTCACCAAGGCTTCGTTGACGTAGGTAGGAGGCATTTCATAAGCATGAAAGAAGAGTACAATTTGAAGCCACGAATTGAGCACTATGGATGTATGGTGGATCTTCTTGGTCAAGCAGGATTCTTAGATGAAGCTCAGGAGCTAATCCATACAATGAACATGAAACCAGATCCCATCATCTGGAGGGCATTGTTGGGTGCTTGTCAAATCCATGGACATACCCAATTGGGGGAGTTTGCAATCAAAAACCTTATTGAACTAGAGCCGAACAATGGGGAGAACTACGTCTTGCTATCAAATTTATATGCTAGAGACCATAAGTGGAGTCAAGTAGGAGAAGTGAGGGAAATGATGAATTATAGAGGCATTAGAAAGGTCCCTGGTTGCAGTTCAATTGAAATCGAAAATGTGGTATACGAGTTTGTGGTATCAACTCTCATGGAAAAGGAATACGAGGAGCTCTATAAGATGTTGGTTGATATGAAAAAGGAATTGAAAGTGGCTGGTTATGCTACATATACTGACATGGTTTCTTATGACATCgaggaagaagagaaggaaaatactTTGATGTATCACAGTGAGAAGCTTGCGCTTGCATTTGGGCTTCTAAAATCATCACCTGATATGACCCTGAGGATAGTGAAGAATCTGAGGATTTGCCAGGACTGCCATCAATTTTTCAAGCTTGTTTCATTGTTGTATAGAAGGGACATTGCCGTTAGGGATAGAAACCGGTTCCACCATTTCAGTGGCGGAACTTGTTCTTGCAAAGATTATTGGTGA